In the Solanum pennellii chromosome 5, SPENNV200 genome, one interval contains:
- the LOC107019384 gene encoding uncharacterized protein LOC107019384 → MAEYEACILCLKMVIDMNVYELLVIGDSDLLVHQVQGEGVVKNPKIIPYMQYVQKLCKRFGVTESIITDNGSNLNSQLMRDICEQFKITHQNSIAYRPQMKRTIKAANNNIKKIRMKMIDNHRGWHEMLPYALLGYRMTVRTSTGATSYLLVYGTEAVRPAEVEIPSLRIIQEAVLSNVEWVSQRIDQLTLIDEKRMVVVCHGQLYRQRMI, encoded by the exons ATGGCTGAATATGAAGCTTGTATTCTTTGTTTGAAAATGGTCATCGACATGAATGTCTACGAGTTAttggttattggagattcagacCTTTTGGttcatcaagttcaaggagaAGGGGTTGTGAAGAACCCAAAGATTATACCGTACATGCAATATGTGCAGAAGTTGTGTAAGAG GTTCGGAGTAACAGAGTCgatcattactgataatggttCAAATCTTAATAGTCAAttgatgagagatatatgtgagcaatttaaGATCACGCACCAGAATTCAATTGCTTATCGTCCTCAAATGAAGAGAACTATAAAGGCTGCCAATAACAATATCAAGAAGATCCGGATGAAGATGATTGACAATCACCGAGGTTGGCACGAGATGTTGCCATATGCTTTATTGGGTTATCGAATGACTGTCAGAACGTCGACTGGAGCTACTTCATACTTGTTAGTATATGGAACAGAAGCAGTCAGACCCGCCGAAGTTGAAATACCGTCCTTGAGAATTATCCAAGAAGCTGTGTTGAGTAATGTTGAATGGGTTAGCCAGCGAATTGATCAGTTAACCTTGATCGacgagaagagaatggttgtcGTTTGTCATGGTCAACTATATCGACAGAGAATGATTTGA